AGTGCCCTGGCCGGCTGCGCCCCACGTCGGTTTCTATTGTTTTCCCGGTGACGTGCCCACCAGCGTGTGGGCCGTAGCGTCGGTCACCCGGACCTGTGCCAGATCGCCGACTTTCGTGCCGTCGGCCGGAAACACCACGGTCTTGAACTGCGGCGATTTTCCCGCGTGCCATCCGTCCCGCCGGCGTGCGGGACCTTCGACCAACACCTCGGTGGTTGAGCCGATCAGGGTGCGGTTGATGGCCGCCGATCGTTCCTCCTGCAGGGCAATGATCGTTTGCAGGCGGCGGCCCTTTTCTTCTCCGCAGACAGTTTCCGGCCACTTGAACGCCTTTGTGCCGCTGCGCGCCGAATACTTGAACATGAAGGCGCTGTGGTAACCCACCTCCCGCATTAGGGCACAAGTAGCGAGAAAGTCGGCCTCCTCTTCGCCCGGGAAACCGACGATCACATCTGTCGTCAAGGCGATGCCCGGAACGGCCCGCCGCAGGCGCTGGACCAAATCCAGATACTCCGCCACGGTATGTCCCCGTTCCATGCTCGCCAGGATGCGGTCCGAGCCGGACTGCACCGGCAAGTGCAACTGCGGGCAGACCTTGTGGCAGCTCGCCATCGCGTCGATGACGGCCTCGGTCATGTCGGACGGGTGTGGAGAAGTGAAGCGGATGCGTTCGATCCCAGCGACGGCGTTGGTACGTCGCAGCAGCTCGGCAAAGTCCACCGCGCCGTCGCGGTAGGCGTTCACGGTCTGACCCAAGAAGACGATCTCGCGGTAGCCGGCGCCGGCGAGCTGGCGGACCTGATCGACAATGGCATCCGCCGGCAAGCTGCGCTCGCGCCCGCGCACGTACGGCACGATACAGAAGGTGCAGAACTTGTCGCACCCGCGCATGATGGTGACCCAGGCCCGTACGCCGGCGTCCCGCTGCGGGACAATGTCCGCGTAGGTCTCGGCGCGATCGAGGCGGACGTCCACCAACGGATCGCCGGCGGCGCCGCCGAGCAGTTCCGGCAGGCGGCGGTAGGCGTCGGGGCCCACGACGAAGTCGACAAACGGGATCTTGGCCTGCAGGCGATCGCGGACATGCTGCGCCATGCAGCCGGCGACGCCCAGCAGCACATCCGGCCGCCGGGCTTTGTGGCGCACCAACTCGCCCAGACGGCTGAGCACGCGTTCTTCGGCGTGCTCGCGGATGGCGCAGGTGTTGAGCAGAATCACGTCGGCGTCGGTAGCGTTGGTGGTGCGCTGATAGCCGTGCTGTCCGAGGTGGCCGAACAGCAACTCCGTGTCCGCCAGATTCATCTGGCAGCCGTAAGTTTCGATATACACGCTACGCATGTTGAAGCGACCGAAAGTCGTCTATATATATCGGTGCCGCGAAACGGTTACAACGCGAGGCAAAGCATGGCCCAAGACGCATTCGAACAGCTCGAAGCGAGTTTACTCCTCTGCCCACAGTGCCGCGTGGCGATGCCGGTACGGAAGCGCTTGCTGCTCATTCTGCCTGAAGGGAACAAATTCGAGTACCTCTGCACCCAGTGCAGCGCCGTCTG
This DNA window, taken from Candidatus Binatia bacterium, encodes the following:
- the miaB gene encoding tRNA (N6-isopentenyl adenosine(37)-C2)-methylthiotransferase MiaB yields the protein MRSVYIETYGCQMNLADTELLFGHLGQHGYQRTTNATDADVILLNTCAIREHAEERVLSRLGELVRHKARRPDVLLGVAGCMAQHVRDRLQAKIPFVDFVVGPDAYRRLPELLGGAAGDPLVDVRLDRAETYADIVPQRDAGVRAWVTIMRGCDKFCTFCIVPYVRGRERSLPADAIVDQVRQLAGAGYREIVFLGQTVNAYRDGAVDFAELLRRTNAVAGIERIRFTSPHPSDMTEAVIDAMASCHKVCPQLHLPVQSGSDRILASMERGHTVAEYLDLVQRLRRAVPGIALTTDVIVGFPGEEEADFLATCALMREVGYHSAFMFKYSARSGTKAFKWPETVCGEEKGRRLQTIIALQEERSAAINRTLIGSTTEVLVEGPARRRDGWHAGKSPQFKTVVFPADGTKVGDLAQVRVTDATAHTLVGTSPGKQ